In Carya illinoinensis cultivar Pawnee chromosome 7, C.illinoinensisPawnee_v1, whole genome shotgun sequence, the following are encoded in one genomic region:
- the LOC122316174 gene encoding uncharacterized protein LOC122316174, which produces MGENLLRYRWIIGLNGLPPPPPDFYKANWDAAVDKENSKIGVGVIIRDSGGLIIASLYSSISLSHDSLLGEAVAALRATSLCSELGLQQIMLEGDSIAVGQAVQHKDESWSPTGLVIRDIKLLLSKVRTWSIHHIPRKFNVIVHALAKFALTSSEEHIFMEDYPPCIQHLL; this is translated from the coding sequence ATGGGGGAAAATCTACTAAGATACAGATGGATCATAGGACTAAATGGACTGCCCCCCCCCCCACCAGACTTCTACAAGGCTAACTGGGATGCAGCTGTGGACAAAGAGAATTCAAAGATTGGAGTGGGTGTGATTATTAGAGATTCGGGTGGTCTTATCATAGCCTCATTATACTCATCCATTTCTTTAAGTCATGATTCTTTACTTGGGGAAGCAGTAGCAGCACTTAGAGCCACTTCATTGTGCTCTGAACTAGGCTTGCAGCAGATCATGTTAGAAGGAGACTCCATAGCAGTGGGTCAGGCTGTCCAACACAAGGATGAAAGCTGGAGCCCTACTGGATTGGTGATTAGAGATATTAAACTTTTACTATCAAAAGTTCGGACATGGTCTATCCACCATATACCTAGGAAATTCAATGTAATAGTGCATGCTCTAGCTAAATTTGCATTGACAAGTTCAGAGGAACATATATTTATGGAGGACTACCCTCCATGTATCCAGCATCTACTTTAA